Genomic segment of Bacteroidales bacterium:
ACCAGGCATGGACAGAGTATTCGCCCTCATATCCCATATCAGCCGATGCTCTTGAAAATTTAATAACAGTCAAACCACTTAATGTTAAACTTAAAGCCGGAACCGAAGACGTTTACAGGGAATTTAATCAGAAAGACAAAGAAAAGATAAGAGATATTATCCGTTGTATTACCAAATGATCTCTGCCGTTGCCTAAACCATTATAGCTCTTTCAGGCAGAGGTTAATTATTTTTACAACATCTTGTATTTCATCTTCAGTGATTGTCAAAGGCGGTGAAATACGAAAAGCCGTATCGCAAAAAAGAAACCAGTCGGAAATTATACCATGTTCCACTCCGAGTCTAATAAATTGTTGTATTTTATTACAATCTGCCAATTCAACAGCCATTAATAATCCCTTATACCGTATTTCTTTTACAAATTTATTATCTTCAAGTAAAGAATAAAATAAATTAGCCTTACTATCTATTTCTAAGTCTGTTATGTTATTTTTTAAATACCGAAAAGATGCCAGTCCGGCAGCACAACAAACCGGGTGCCCGCCAAAGGTCGTAATATGACCAAGAGAAGGATTATGGGTCAGCGATTGCATGATATTTTTTGATGTTACAAATGCCCCTAAGGGCATGCCGCCCCCCAGGGCTTTGGCCAAAACTAAAATATCAGGCACCGCGCCGTAATGTTCAAAAGCAAAATTTTTCCCTGTCCGCAGTATGCCCGTCTGCACCTCGTCAAATACCAACAGCGCTCCGGTTTCATCACATTTTTTACGCAGTTTGCCAAGATAATCATTCTGGGGAAGTATGATTCCTGCTTCTCCCTGAATGGGCTCAACAATCACGCAGACAGTTTTTTCAGTGATGTGCGGGATGTCATTTTCATTATTAAAATCAATAAACCTGATATCAGGTAAAAGCGGACGGAAGGGCTGTTTCAGCTTTTCATTTCCCATGATACTCAGTGCTCCCTGAGTGCTTCCGTGGTAAGCATTTTTACAGGCGATAATTTCCGTTCTGCCTGTAAACTTTTTGGCAAGTTTCATGGCGCCTTCCACAGCCTCTGCACCGGAATTCACAAAGTAAACATTGTTGAGTTGTGGGGGCAGGAGGGAAGTGAGAAACTCAGCATATTGCACTTGCGGCGACTGTATGAGTTCCCCATATACCATCAGGTGGGTGTATTTTTGAATTTGTTCGGCAAGAGCCTTTTCCACTTCAGGATTTTTATGCCCTGCATTACTTACCGAAACGCCCGAAACCAGATCAAAATATTTTTTTCCATCGGGGCCGTAAAGAAAAACACCTTCGGCATGAGATACCTGAATGCCTAATGGAGAGGGAGAGGTTTGTGCCAGCAGCTCATAAAAAAGACTATGCTCTTGGAACATAAAAAAAGATTTTTACTTGTTATTTTAACAAAAATACCCTATTTTTATAAAAAAATAAGAGAGATGGAAACAAAATTAGTAAACATTAAATCCACAAATTATTCTGCTGCGTTGCTAATTCGCAGCAGACTGGAATTTGAAGGTATTGAAACTTACCTGGCTAATGTCAACCTGATACAATCAGATATTGCCACAGGTGTTAAAATCCTTGTCAAGGACAGCGATGCCAAAAGAGCTTTGCAAATCATCAGGGAAGCAGAAAAGAAACGCCCGGGTAAAGAAGTAGCAAAATCACAGCCTATAACATTAATAATATGCCCTGTGGATTTCTCAAAAGATTCTCTCAACGCTTCTTTTTATGCTTTGCAATTGGCTGCAAAAATCAAAGCGGAAGTGAGGTTTCTGCATGCCTGTTATTCGATACAGCCAATGGCACATGTGTTTCCCGATGCCTTCAGCTACCAGATTAGTATGGGTAATATTTTCAATGATCAGAAGCTGAACGTAAAAGATGGTATGAAAAAATTTCTGGTGCTGATAAAACAATATATCAAAGATGAAAAACTTCCGGATATAAAAATAACTTCTACCATAATTTTTGAAGACCCATTGACAGCAATACCACGATATTGTAAAAAATTCAAATCTGCCATGCTCGTTATGGGGACTAAAGGTATTGGCAGGTCACGCAATTTGCTGGCCGGAAGCATCACGCTCCGCACCATAGAAAAGGTCAGTCAGCCTGTGCTGGTGGTTCCCTTAGCTTACAGAGCTTCACCCATAAGACACCTGAACAATATGTATATCACGGATTTTGACGACAGGGATTTTAGCTCTTTTAGAAAACTGATGAGCATTATTAGTATGTTTGAAGTGGACATAAAATGCATTCACATCCAAAAAGAGAAAGAAAAAATCAGCGAGATAATGCTGGAAGAGCTTACTGAGCATATAAAAAATGTTTACAGCGACTACAATGTAAGCTGTCAGTTGATTGGAAGTAAAGACATCTCAAAAAGCATTAACCGTTTTGTTACAACAAATAAAATAAACCTGATAAGCCTTAGCGAGCAAAAACGGAATTTCCTGTTCCAGCTTTTCAGCAAAAGCATCATTAAAGAGATCCTGTTTAAAGTGGATGTGCCAATGCTGGTATTCAAGTATTAATTAAGCTTTTTTCTGCTGCAGTATTGCTTCGGCACGGGCGGTAAGCAGGTTTTTTATTGGCTTAAAATGTTCCCTTATTACAGGCCATCTTTCGGGGAAAGTTTCCAGCATCAGTTTTACAATTCTGTCGTCATAAAGCTTTATCGAATAACTGATAGCTGCAGCCGTGATGGGTTTTTTGAATGAACTTCCCACATTTTTGCCGGTAAGTTCCAGTTGTTTTTGTCTTGTAATGAGAGCAGCTTCTTCGAGACGATCGAGAAAAGCTATAGCTTTGTGATACATACGGCTAAGAGATTCTCCCTCTTTAAGAGGAAGGATAGTTTTTTTGATGTCTTTGAGATTCAAGTAGCAGGCATCAATAACGATGTTTTTTTCCTGCCTGCCGGTATGCATTTCTGTCAAAAGCGAGGCTGCATTCAATATTATTTCGTTCAGGTCGTGAATTTCTCCTCCGTATTTACTGATTTTTTGTATGGCGTCTTCGGTAAGTGTATAAATATACATGCCCGATTCCACGCTCAACTCATCAAGAATTTTCCTGGCATAATTCAGGTAAAGAGAGGCGGTGGCTTCTTTATACTTTTCGTTTTCTTTGTTACTCTCTTTAAGATAATTGAATTGCTTTAGTATTCGTTCATTGAAGTTCAAAAACGAAATACGCTCCTGGCAGCGCAACGACAGCATGGTTTGAATATGATTATGCGTAAGCACGGCAACAAGAGATTTGTTTTCCTGTCCAAGGGAAACGCTGGTGTCGCTAACAATAAAATTACTCTGGTTTTCTTTCAGAAAAATGTAAATAAGGTCGCTTTTGCCGTCATGTTCACTGGGAAAGGAGAGGCATAACACGCTTCTTTGTAATTCGTCAAAGAGTTTAAGTTCTCTGATGTTTTCTTTTTGTTCTGCAAAAGGCACTTCGCTTTCAAGCAGCCATTCGTATTGCTTGGGATTTGTCCTTAGTTTCGCAGCCTTATTAATTGCATCTTCATCGGGAGATAGTATTTCTTCGTGAGAAGTGTCAGATGGGTTGTTGATGACAGCAAATACAAGACCGCTATTTTTTTCCGAAAAATAAACATACATTATTTTCCTGATACCGCCTATAAACATATACAGCTTGCTAACCACATAAGGTAGATCGGAGATGTTGAACAACGTTTCCGTTTTCATTTTTAAGTAAACAAACTGCAAATATAATTAATTAGTAAGTAAAAAGCAAGTTTTTTTAAGTAAATATTTAAGTATAAAATTAATTACTTAATGGATTAAGTGTTAAAATAAGTATCAATTTAAATACTTTATTTTACTTAATTTATTATAAATTAGTATTTTAGAATTAATTTTGTATTAATAAAATATTTGATTTAAAGCCAGAAAATAAATAATAACCTTAAACAATTAAGTATATGGAAATCTACAGCCCTTATCGCAAAAGTAATACAAGTTTTGCTTCTAATACTTTAAAAATTACTCCTGTTTCGGATAAACAAGAAAATGAAAAAACAATAAACGATTTTAGAGAATTAGATGATTATGAAATGGGAGGAAGCATTAATATAAAATTCGAAAATGTGGTTAATGAAGGCACCGTAAAAAGGAAAAAGAAAAATATTAACACTTCCCGGTTTTTTAAAAGCTTCTTTGGATGGATTTTTGGAGTCTTCAAAGGATTTTTCGAATACGAAGAAGTAATGTAAAACCCATTAATACAAAAAGGGGATAATCGCCTTTCTTTTTGATGGGTAATCACAAAAATTATTCTTATACCAGTGGTGGTTGGATACAGCCCTTGGCAAGAGATTTACAATAGTCCAGACACAAAATGACAAGCCGGCCAGCGACCAGGATAATATGGCAAATCCCACCCATTCCAACATTTCGCCAAAATAATTCGGGCATGAAATAAAACGGTACATCCCTCCGTGAGGTATCTGATAATCATGAGAATTTTTACGAATATTGATTAGTATGTTATCGGAATATACATGGATGCTGAAGCCTGCAACAAACAAAACCAACCCGGAGATAAACCTTGGGTCGCTGAACCATTCTGTGCTGTAATCTGCAAAAAATCCAAGATAATAGCCGTTGAAAAAAGCATTGAAGGCATTAAACATGATACCAAAACTCATCACGGCAGCAGGCATCATTTTTCCTTCGGTTTTCAGACGGAACGGAAATATCAGGTCGCGGTAAAAGTAATGCATCATCCAAAGGGCGTATATAAAAAGGCATACTGTATTTCCGGTGTTGTTGCCCATAAAGAAAAAAAGCGAAAAAACCAGCAGGGGAGGAGCTTCCATAATTATCCATCCCAGGCGGTTATTGATAAGTGCGCCCCATTTTTTGCTGATAAATTTACCATAAGGGGCTGTGATTTTAAAGAGCAGACCGAAAATTATAAGCCCTATCAGCATCCAGGCAATAATGAGTTGATTAAAAAAAGTTTCTGATATCATTTTTGAAAAAAAATTATAAATAAGAGTTCTCTTTAAACCAGATAAATGCATCGTGAATGCTTTCATAGAGTTCACGATAAGAAAAATTCAGTTCTTTGCGGGCTTTTTCAGAAGAGATGTCCGGATGGCTGCACCGGAGTATTTCAATTGTTTGTCTGTTAAAAACTACTTTAATTTCTTTGTTTAGTAAAGGCCTTACTATGGGCACTGAAAGCTTTGCAAGCCATAACGGGCAAATAAAACCCGGGGTTTTTACTCCGCAAACCTTAGCGAAAATTTCGCCAAACTCCCGTATACAGTGCCATTTACCCGATAGCAAATATTTTTCACCCGGGCGTGCCATCGTAATTGCATTGACAGTGGCCGCAGCCACATCGCGTACATCCACAAAGTCGTAGCCTCCGTTAACCAAGGCAGGAATCTTTCTATGGTAAAGATTTAGCATGGTGCGACCAATGAGCGAAGGCTTGTAGTCGCCGGGGCCAATGACAGAGGTAGGATTCAGTACAACGGTTTCAAATTTACCGCTGTTGGCTTCCCTGACCAAAACTTCAGA
This window contains:
- a CDS encoding aspartate aminotransferase family protein encodes the protein MFQEHSLFYELLAQTSPSPLGIQVSHAEGVFLYGPDGKKYFDLVSGVSVSNAGHKNPEVEKALAEQIQKYTHLMVYGELIQSPQVQYAEFLTSLLPPQLNNVYFVNSGAEAVEGAMKLAKKFTGRTEIIACKNAYHGSTQGALSIMGNEKLKQPFRPLLPDIRFIDFNNENDIPHITEKTVCVIVEPIQGEAGIILPQNDYLGKLRKKCDETGALLVFDEVQTGILRTGKNFAFEHYGAVPDILVLAKALGGGMPLGAFVTSKNIMQSLTHNPSLGHITTFGGHPVCCAAGLASFRYLKNNITDLEIDSKANLFYSLLEDNKFVKEIRYKGLLMAVELADCNKIQQFIRLGVEHGIISDWFLFCDTAFRISPPLTITEDEIQDVVKIINLCLKEL
- a CDS encoding DUF1295 domain-containing protein, whose protein sequence is MISETFFNQLIIAWMLIGLIIFGLLFKITAPYGKFISKKWGALINNRLGWIIMEAPPLLVFSLFFFMGNNTGNTVCLFIYALWMMHYFYRDLIFPFRLKTEGKMMPAAVMSFGIMFNAFNAFFNGYYLGFFADYSTEWFSDPRFISGLVLFVAGFSIHVYSDNILINIRKNSHDYQIPHGGMYRFISCPNYFGEMLEWVGFAILSWSLAGLSFCVWTIVNLLPRAVSNHHWYKNNFCDYPSKRKAIIPFLY
- a CDS encoding universal stress protein, translated to METKLVNIKSTNYSAALLIRSRLEFEGIETYLANVNLIQSDIATGVKILVKDSDAKRALQIIREAEKKRPGKEVAKSQPITLIICPVDFSKDSLNASFYALQLAAKIKAEVRFLHACYSIQPMAHVFPDAFSYQISMGNIFNDQKLNVKDGMKKFLVLIKQYIKDEKLPDIKITSTIIFEDPLTAIPRYCKKFKSAMLVMGTKGIGRSRNLLAGSITLRTIEKVSQPVLVVPLAYRASPIRHLNNMYITDFDDRDFSSFRKLMSIISMFEVDIKCIHIQKEKEKISEIMLEELTEHIKNVYSDYNVSCQLIGSKDISKSINRFVTTNKINLISLSEQKRNFLFQLFSKSIIKEILFKVDVPMLVFKY
- a CDS encoding NAD-dependent epimerase/dehydratase family protein, which gives rise to MKVAVTGASGHVGASLCPLLIEKGFEINVLSYRDDRSFSKLPVHIFKGNLTAPETLDAFLQGVDVVINMAAYISVNLDDDNAVYETNVTGTKNLIKKCLQHGVKRLIHFSSIHAFNAFPLDKPLDELRPLVTDSEFIYDKTKAMSEVLVREANSGKFETVVLNPTSVIGPGDYKPSLIGRTMLNLYHRKIPALVNGGYDFVDVRDVAAATVNAITMARPGEKYLLSGKWHCIREFGEIFAKVCGVKTPGFICPLWLAKLSVPIVRPLLNKEIKVVFNRQTIEILRCSHPDISSEKARKELNFSYRELYESIHDAFIWFKENSYL